A stretch of the Methylacidiphilum caldifontis genome encodes the following:
- a CDS encoding ParA family protein, producing the protein MKFISIANQKGGVGKTTTAINLSACLAEKGFSTLLIDVDPQSNATSGIGFSLDSGKSLFPVLTGEKPLKDQIISTPYMNLDLIPSNLELANWENETLEGSDSFSFFRKIFRDSLADTSYQYVILDCPPALGLLMVNSMVAADWLIIPIQCEYYALEGLAKMFKLLENLKKMVPFPPGILGILLTMYDSRTNLCKQVVEDVRKHIPDLVFDTIIPRTVRLAEAPSYGKPITLYDPSCSGCVSYRKFTMEFLERAK; encoded by the coding sequence ATGAAATTTATTTCAATTGCAAATCAGAAGGGAGGAGTAGGAAAAACTACAACCGCGATTAACCTTTCTGCTTGTCTTGCTGAAAAAGGATTTTCAACCCTACTCATTGATGTAGATCCGCAATCTAATGCCACCAGTGGCATAGGTTTTTCCCTTGATTCAGGAAAGAGCCTTTTCCCTGTCTTAACAGGAGAAAAACCGCTTAAAGACCAGATTATCTCAACTCCCTATATGAACCTCGATCTTATTCCGTCAAACTTGGAACTTGCAAATTGGGAAAACGAAACATTAGAAGGATCTGATTCTTTTTCCTTTTTCAGAAAGATCTTCAGGGATTCCTTAGCAGACACATCCTATCAGTATGTTATTCTTGATTGTCCCCCTGCCCTAGGACTTCTCATGGTTAACTCCATGGTTGCTGCGGATTGGCTCATCATTCCTATCCAGTGTGAATACTATGCCTTAGAAGGATTAGCAAAAATGTTTAAACTGCTGGAAAACCTCAAAAAAATGGTCCCTTTCCCTCCGGGTATTTTAGGCATTCTTTTGACCATGTATGATAGTCGAACCAACCTCTGCAAGCAGGTTGTCGAGGATGTGCGCAAACATATTCCGGATCTTGTTTTTGATACCATTATACCAAGGACGGTCCGCTTAGCGGAGGCACCCAGTTATGGCAAGCCCATTACTCTTTATGATCCTTCTTGTAGTGGTTGTGTAAGTTACAGGAAATTTACAATGGAATTTCTTGAAAGGGCAAAATAA
- a CDS encoding ABC transporter ATP-binding protein, translating to MIKVENLVKTYSGYTALNGISFEVKKGEIVGFLGPNGAGKTTTMRILSCYLPPTSGKVEVAGYDVLQKPLEIKKRVGYMPENVPLYTDLRVIEYLKYRAKLKGIRGKELTERVQSVLKLCHIEEVASSIIGNLSKGYRQRVGLADALIHDPDLLILDEPTIGLDPNQIRSVRELIRNLGQRHTIILSSHILSEVEAVCTRVLIINKGKIEAADTPENLSKLVRGGSVGALRLEILCKPSIAKEEFELIGDVDEVEILEEYPDGWIVIQLWPKLGSDIRDKVYNVIQKKGWKLREMSRVKATLEDIFVELTQD from the coding sequence ATGATCAAGGTTGAGAATCTAGTAAAAACCTATTCGGGTTATACAGCCCTTAACGGGATAAGTTTTGAAGTTAAAAAAGGAGAAATTGTCGGATTCCTTGGACCCAATGGGGCCGGGAAAACGACAACTATGCGTATCTTGTCGTGTTATCTTCCTCCAACGAGTGGAAAGGTTGAAGTTGCCGGCTACGATGTTCTCCAAAAGCCTCTTGAGATTAAAAAAAGAGTGGGCTATATGCCTGAAAACGTTCCACTTTATACCGATTTGAGAGTAATTGAATATTTAAAGTACAGGGCAAAACTGAAGGGAATTAGAGGCAAAGAACTGACCGAAAGAGTTCAATCAGTGCTGAAGCTTTGTCATATCGAAGAAGTGGCTTCAAGTATTATTGGAAATTTATCTAAAGGTTATCGTCAAAGGGTTGGCCTTGCCGATGCTCTTATTCATGATCCGGATCTTCTTATTTTGGATGAGCCAACTATAGGGCTTGATCCCAATCAGATTCGGTCCGTTAGAGAACTGATACGCAATTTAGGTCAACGCCATACGATCATTCTTTCATCTCATATTTTGAGCGAAGTGGAAGCAGTATGTACGAGAGTTTTGATCATAAACAAAGGCAAAATAGAGGCGGCAGATACTCCTGAAAACCTTTCGAAACTTGTTAGAGGTGGCAGTGTTGGAGCGCTTAGGCTGGAGATACTCTGTAAGCCTTCAATAGCTAAAGAAGAATTTGAACTTATTGGAGATGTCGATGAAGTGGAGATATTAGAAGAATATCCGGATGGATGGATAGTTATTCAACTTTGGCCTAAACTGGGCAGCGATATAAGGGATAAGGTTTACAATGTTATACAGAAAAAGGGTTGGAAACTCAGGGAGATGTCAAGGGTAAAAGCCACTCTGGAAGATATCTTTGTGGAATTGACACAGGATTAA
- a CDS encoding ABC transporter permease: MTLLQREIKSFFVSPIAYILLFSCSLINGASFVFWLNYMTINNIKEFTLLQACMNAFFFWFLLLVQIPVLTMRSFSEEYKLGTIEMILTAPVREWELVLSKFLGSVCFFSILWLPMILYLGVLRIVYGHSLGMSVGMIVLPFLMLLLIGMFFISIGIFVSSLTKNQIVAAILSFAFIFLIFSLSFLIYLGIAGQTREMISYLSFLDQMDTFSRGIFDSRPVVLLLSTTFLFLFLTERILEWRRLRG, from the coding sequence ATGACTTTGCTTCAGAGAGAAATTAAAAGTTTCTTTGTCTCACCTATAGCCTATATCCTTCTTTTTTCCTGTTCCTTGATTAATGGAGCTAGCTTTGTTTTCTGGCTCAATTACATGACCATCAACAACATAAAGGAATTTACTCTTTTGCAAGCCTGTATGAATGCCTTTTTTTTCTGGTTTCTGCTTCTTGTACAGATACCTGTTTTGACCATGAGATCATTTTCAGAAGAATATAAACTAGGAACTATCGAGATGATACTGACGGCTCCGGTTAGGGAATGGGAGTTGGTTCTTTCAAAGTTTCTTGGATCTGTCTGTTTTTTTTCTATCCTTTGGCTACCTATGATTTTATACTTGGGTGTTTTACGTATAGTTTACGGTCATTCTTTAGGCATGAGTGTGGGCATGATTGTTCTGCCTTTTTTGATGTTGCTTCTCATTGGGATGTTTTTCATATCCATTGGAATATTTGTTTCTTCCCTTACAAAAAATCAGATTGTTGCTGCAATTCTTTCCTTCGCTTTTATTTTTCTTATCTTTTCGTTAAGTTTCCTCATTTATCTCGGAATTGCAGGGCAAACCCGGGAGATGATCTCTTATCTGTCTTTCCTGGACCAGATGGATACCTTTTCACGAGGTATCTTTGACTCACGGCCTGTGGTGTTGTTGCTTTCAACAACTTTCTTGTTCTTATTTCTGACGGAGAGAATTTTAGAATGGAGACGGTTGAGAGGATAA
- a CDS encoding GldG family protein produces the protein MVSHPLRFQLRINNILTILLMFAIVWMVNYLGYKYYFRKDLSKGGLYTLSSKTINLLKSLPEPVKIIVSLTNSKLQSDIDNLLKEYKYYGGNKIIIEHIDPALNLEKAEALAKRLKFDLQENVVIFEYKNFHKFVSDNQLVEYDNSVAMLGQAPSIKSFKGEQQFTAAILSVVEGKPSKVYFLTGHGERNIDNYTQPGGYGIIAAQIRKENMEPLTLNLLETGAVPDDASILVIAGPKNPLSSSEIQAITRYLDAKGKLIVLEGANSNSGLEPLLSTYGIVFQNDKVVAIGRLVGGIGGEMIIDKAAGTHFADHPAVKAMMGYTLQLPDCRSISLSNDQSNPNVKKLTALVKTPEGFWGEVNWKKEEKPKYDPTEDIAGPLILAAVYDGGEVPAKEGIHVYGTRIAAVGSSAFLANQYIKPDGVDFFINLLNWMLQKEMALGIAPKSVQEFGLSVPASQRQTVAMICLVTIPFAFLVMGVGMYFSRRR, from the coding sequence ATGGTTTCTCATCCATTAAGATTTCAACTTCGAATTAATAATATACTGACTATTCTGTTGATGTTTGCCATCGTGTGGATGGTTAATTATTTAGGATACAAATATTATTTTCGAAAAGATTTATCTAAAGGAGGATTATATACTCTTTCTTCTAAAACAATCAATCTTTTAAAGTCTTTACCAGAGCCTGTTAAAATAATCGTTAGTTTGACTAACTCAAAACTCCAATCCGATATCGATAATCTTCTTAAAGAATACAAATATTATGGTGGCAATAAAATAATTATAGAACATATAGATCCTGCCTTGAACCTTGAGAAAGCCGAAGCCTTAGCGAAAAGGTTAAAATTTGATCTTCAAGAAAATGTTGTTATTTTCGAATACAAAAATTTTCATAAGTTTGTCAGTGATAATCAACTGGTGGAATATGATAATTCAGTGGCCATGTTAGGCCAAGCTCCTTCGATTAAATCCTTCAAAGGAGAACAACAGTTTACTGCAGCTATCTTATCTGTCGTGGAGGGGAAACCTTCAAAAGTCTATTTCCTTACAGGTCATGGAGAACGAAATATAGATAATTACACTCAACCTGGAGGCTATGGGATTATTGCTGCTCAGATAAGAAAAGAAAATATGGAACCTCTTACTCTTAATTTGCTTGAAACGGGAGCTGTTCCCGATGATGCTTCGATTCTTGTTATTGCTGGGCCAAAAAATCCCCTTTCTTCTTCTGAAATTCAAGCTATAACCCGTTACTTGGATGCCAAGGGAAAGCTTATCGTTCTTGAAGGGGCCAATTCAAATTCGGGCTTGGAACCGTTACTTTCGACTTACGGAATAGTTTTTCAAAACGATAAAGTGGTTGCCATTGGCAGGCTTGTTGGCGGTATTGGTGGGGAAATGATTATCGACAAAGCAGCGGGCACCCATTTTGCTGATCATCCTGCGGTAAAAGCCATGATGGGGTATACATTGCAACTTCCTGATTGTCGTTCTATCAGCTTATCTAACGATCAATCCAATCCTAATGTCAAAAAGCTGACAGCTCTTGTAAAGACCCCTGAGGGGTTTTGGGGAGAAGTGAATTGGAAAAAGGAGGAAAAGCCTAAGTATGATCCAACTGAAGACATTGCAGGTCCTTTAATCCTTGCAGCGGTGTATGATGGAGGTGAGGTCCCAGCGAAAGAAGGGATTCATGTTTATGGGACAAGGATAGCCGCGGTTGGTTCATCGGCATTTCTTGCTAATCAATATATAAAGCCAGATGGTGTTGATTTTTTTATAAACTTGCTTAATTGGATGCTTCAAAAAGAAATGGCATTGGGTATTGCTCCAAAATCTGTTCAAGAATTTGGACTCAGTGTTCCAGCCTCTCAAAGACAAACTGTGGCTATGATTTGCCTAGTTACAATTCCCTTTGCTTTCTTGGTGATGGGTGTAGGTATGTATTTTTCAAGGAGAAGATGA
- a CDS encoding DUF4340 domain-containing protein: protein MKNFRSTLLLFIVTALLIVYISFFDKRIKSTEERQRTENELFHVESSDINWLQIKSPTETVILEKKDNQWKITSPLRVDADERTIDRYLIDLQYLEVRRKISQNEIPKEDILKQWGFSNPSLEVSFRTSKEKYDLIIGRKTAVSELVYAKTSMGTNSPIYLISSSIADSLKKGLDDLRSRVVFHFNPFNIEKCGIRQLSGPSFSDYVVLKKGKQWELQKPVLARADGTKLEEWFNELLSLRIDKFVSDDGSNLNQYGLDSPKYQIWIGQTGKKEEDKLLIGNSVSSNSKEIYAKMASNNSVFILQTDLITRVVQNFVDIRDKHVFPAFTEDQVDKIGFQAKNLKLFYVKKANEWQAEEAGREMMLANKNKIKDFIESLHNLESHEIKQEQMENKGYGLDNPEETIEMEFNPGITSDKAQKVALYLGKTENGFVYAKNSIEPFVYTLKEDFIKNLPKTPWDWKDLSVIQLDPQEITQWDVSSALQSFSVKRKEGKLVSTGISDMDEEKLKDCLEFLSHLKAVRWLGPPTQGMELSKPQVKITIHAKKNYVLLIGLSLPTGGRSALIEGEPLAFELDESIYKILVSPKSTPNPSQEAQPQASR from the coding sequence ATGAAAAATTTTCGCTCTACCCTACTTCTTTTTATTGTTACTGCTTTGTTGATCGTTTACATCTCTTTTTTCGATAAGCGAATAAAATCTACAGAGGAACGACAACGAACAGAGAACGAGCTTTTTCATGTAGAGTCAAGTGATATAAACTGGTTACAGATCAAATCCCCAACGGAAACTGTCATACTGGAGAAAAAGGATAATCAGTGGAAAATTACCTCTCCTCTACGCGTTGATGCCGATGAAAGAACGATTGATCGCTATTTGATTGATCTTCAGTACCTTGAAGTACGAAGAAAGATTTCCCAGAATGAGATTCCTAAAGAGGATATTTTAAAACAATGGGGGTTTTCTAATCCTTCTTTGGAAGTCAGTTTCAGGACATCGAAAGAGAAATACGATTTAATCATTGGAAGAAAAACGGCTGTCAGCGAGTTGGTTTATGCTAAGACTTCTATGGGTACAAATTCCCCGATTTATCTGATCAGCTCTAGTATTGCCGACTCCCTAAAGAAAGGATTGGATGATTTACGTAGCCGGGTTGTATTTCATTTCAACCCTTTTAATATAGAAAAATGTGGGATAAGACAACTCAGTGGTCCTTCTTTTTCAGATTATGTGGTACTAAAGAAAGGAAAGCAGTGGGAGCTTCAAAAGCCGGTTTTAGCAAGGGCCGATGGCACAAAATTAGAAGAATGGTTTAACGAACTTCTTTCTTTGCGCATAGACAAGTTTGTTTCTGATGACGGATCGAATCTAAACCAATATGGATTAGATAGTCCAAAGTATCAGATATGGATTGGACAGACGGGGAAAAAAGAGGAAGATAAGCTTCTCATCGGAAATAGTGTCTCTTCGAATTCGAAAGAAATATACGCGAAAATGGCTTCAAACAATTCTGTTTTTATCCTCCAAACAGATTTAATCACTAGAGTTGTGCAAAATTTTGTAGATATAAGGGACAAGCATGTATTTCCTGCATTTACTGAAGACCAGGTTGATAAGATAGGGTTCCAAGCCAAGAATTTGAAATTGTTTTATGTTAAAAAAGCCAACGAGTGGCAAGCTGAAGAAGCTGGAAGGGAGATGATGTTGGCTAATAAAAATAAGATTAAAGATTTCATAGAGTCCTTGCATAATTTGGAATCACATGAAATTAAGCAGGAACAGATGGAAAATAAAGGCTATGGGTTGGACAATCCCGAAGAGACAATAGAAATGGAGTTCAACCCGGGGATAACTTCGGATAAAGCCCAAAAAGTAGCTCTTTATCTAGGGAAAACCGAAAATGGATTTGTTTATGCTAAGAATTCAATTGAACCTTTTGTCTATACTCTCAAGGAAGATTTTATTAAAAACCTACCGAAAACACCATGGGATTGGAAAGATTTGTCAGTTATTCAATTAGATCCCCAAGAAATCACCCAATGGGATGTTTCCTCCGCTCTTCAATCCTTTTCTGTAAAAAGAAAAGAGGGGAAACTCGTATCTACAGGGATATCGGATATGGATGAGGAAAAACTCAAGGATTGCCTGGAGTTTCTTTCACATCTCAAAGCGGTAAGATGGTTAGGTCCTCCCACTCAAGGAATGGAACTCTCTAAACCTCAGGTAAAAATTACCATCCATGCCAAAAAGAACTATGTGCTGCTTATTGGACTCTCTTTACCGACAGGGGGTAGATCAGCCTTGATAGAAGGAGAACCATTGGCTTTTGAATTAGACGAATCGATTTACAAAATACTTGTATCCCCTAAAAGCACACCCAACCCTTCACAAGAAGCCCAGCCCCAAGCTTCGAGATAA
- a CDS encoding DUF2062 domain-containing protein — protein MEKSSKTISEQVTQKKSCFSFFIHHFEKSHSTLKKLPVSAHSIALGFAIGVFYGFTPFWGFKTILAILSAWVIRVSKVAAAIGVAAHDVILPFIPGLMWLEYKIGLILLGTDTHQLKKTLPKLRHLELRQLISWKELYHIGWPMFIGSLVIGLPIAVVAYCIIFKSIKKYQDIQKAKETEKELNNSCSSQDSKP, from the coding sequence ATGGAAAAGTCTTCTAAAACTATTTCTGAACAAGTGACCCAAAAAAAGAGTTGTTTTTCATTTTTCATCCATCATTTCGAGAAAAGTCATAGTACACTTAAAAAATTACCTGTTTCCGCTCATTCCATTGCCCTGGGTTTTGCGATAGGTGTCTTTTATGGATTTACTCCTTTTTGGGGATTCAAAACTATTCTAGCTATACTTTCAGCTTGGGTCATCCGGGTAAGTAAAGTTGCTGCAGCAATAGGGGTTGCTGCTCATGATGTGATTTTACCTTTTATCCCAGGACTGATGTGGTTGGAATACAAAATAGGGTTAATATTGCTTGGCACCGATACTCATCAGCTCAAAAAGACTCTACCTAAACTTAGACACCTTGAACTGAGGCAATTGATAAGCTGGAAAGAACTTTATCATATAGGATGGCCAATGTTTATTGGCTCACTTGTCATTGGTCTGCCTATTGCTGTGGTAGCCTATTGCATCATCTTTAAAAGCATAAAAAAATATCAGGACATTCAAAAAGCTAAAGAAACCGAAAAAGAGCTAAATAACTCCTGTTCTTCACAGGACTCCAAACCCTAA
- a CDS encoding TetR/AcrR family transcriptional regulator, translating to MDKAREIPTGKIKILAAAKRLFAQKGFEGTTTRMIAQAAHVNEALIYRYYPTKKDLYSEIIRLKIEELNILTENLAHPEQNPESIPKFLKNIAIQFFSSVKDDPDFLRLLYFSALERHELSKMFCNCFVLEIRKRLEDYVSHLIERNIFKRLNPYLISSAFIGIISHYLVVNTLFELDDRQIQENEIIDNFIEIFLDGVVQKKK from the coding sequence ATGGATAAGGCGCGAGAAATCCCAACAGGAAAAATTAAAATATTAGCGGCAGCAAAAAGGCTTTTCGCTCAGAAAGGGTTTGAGGGTACAACAACCCGAATGATTGCCCAAGCTGCTCATGTGAACGAGGCTTTAATCTATCGATATTACCCAACAAAAAAAGACCTCTATTCAGAAATTATTCGATTGAAAATTGAGGAGCTGAATATTTTGACCGAAAATCTTGCCCATCCTGAACAAAATCCTGAAAGTATCCCTAAATTTCTAAAAAATATAGCCATACAGTTCTTTAGCTCAGTCAAAGACGACCCGGATTTTCTTCGACTCCTTTATTTCAGTGCTCTCGAACGGCACGAATTATCAAAAATGTTCTGCAACTGTTTTGTTTTAGAAATCCGCAAGAGGCTTGAAGATTATGTTTCCCATCTGATCGAGAGGAATATTTTTAAGAGATTAAATCCATACCTTATATCGAGTGCTTTCATTGGAATTATCTCCCATTACCTTGTTGTTAATACTCTTTTCGAACTTGATGACCGTCAGATCCAAGAAAACGAGATCATAGATAATTTTATTGAAATTTTTCTCGATGGCGTAGTCCAAAAGAAAAAATAA
- a CDS encoding HlyD family secretion protein, giving the protein MNSSLWDGLRSPNNRELASTLTEDQKQKEGNSIEMPPAEKKEKPRGFFTYQTLFYGLSSGLAFLLTYLFFGYFLSFETTDDAFIAGHIIRISPKVAGHVVGYYIDDNMDVKKGQLLIEIDPRDYQSRVALAQANRDLAETEWKRMKEILRSSAVSQLQVDAAWAIKLSTEAYLRLNELQLGYTRIYAPEDGRITMRTVEKGQYVEVGQTLFDIVPPELWVVANYKETQITHMRAGQPVRIRIDAYPHHRYKGHVDSIQRGSGAQFSLLPPENATGNYVKVVQRVPVKILFDEPLDKEEIVGPGFSVVPTVEVKKFKVDILWSIALFCAGFGAGMLMAFILKWKKKKR; this is encoded by the coding sequence ATGAACTCTAGTCTTTGGGATGGGTTACGAAGCCCAAACAATAGAGAACTAGCCTCAACGTTGACTGAAGATCAGAAACAAAAAGAAGGCAATTCAATAGAAATGCCTCCTGCTGAGAAAAAGGAAAAACCCAGAGGGTTTTTCACCTATCAGACTCTTTTCTATGGCTTGAGTTCAGGTTTAGCTTTTTTGCTCACTTATCTCTTTTTTGGTTATTTTTTATCTTTTGAAACAACCGATGATGCTTTTATTGCTGGACATATCATCCGCATTTCTCCCAAAGTTGCTGGTCATGTGGTAGGCTATTACATCGATGACAATATGGATGTAAAGAAAGGTCAACTTTTAATTGAGATCGATCCAAGAGATTATCAATCCCGGGTCGCGCTTGCTCAAGCCAATAGGGATTTGGCCGAAACAGAATGGAAAAGAATGAAAGAAATTCTTAGGTCTTCAGCTGTGTCACAGCTGCAGGTTGATGCGGCTTGGGCAATAAAACTATCAACAGAAGCCTATCTGCGGCTTAATGAGCTTCAGCTAGGATATACAAGAATCTATGCGCCTGAAGATGGAAGAATAACAATGAGGACTGTCGAAAAGGGTCAATATGTTGAAGTAGGCCAAACCCTTTTTGATATTGTTCCTCCGGAACTCTGGGTTGTTGCAAATTATAAGGAGACCCAGATTACGCATATGCGAGCAGGTCAACCTGTCAGGATTCGTATAGATGCTTACCCTCATCATAGATATAAAGGCCATGTTGACAGCATACAAAGGGGAAGTGGCGCACAATTCAGCCTTCTTCCTCCTGAAAACGCAACGGGTAATTATGTTAAAGTTGTACAGAGGGTGCCTGTTAAGATCCTGTTTGATGAGCCTCTTGATAAAGAGGAAATTGTTGGTCCAGGTTTTTCCGTGGTTCCTACCGTCGAAGTAAAAAAGTTTAAAGTGGATATTTTATGGTCTATTGCTCTATTCTGCGCCGGCTTTGGAGCAGGCATGCTTATGGCTTTTATCCTTAAGTGGAAAAAGAAAAAGCGATAG
- a CDS encoding ArnT family glycosyltransferase — protein MWFFRFNKVNEEEIEQSSLSFLKLSSPFPSFPLASIFFLLVLTFFYIEESRGPVIFDDNEGLYAGAAKEMIQRNDWILPTVNGIPRLQKPPLVYWCILISYKIFGINEFAARFPEALATIIWVMGVYILGCVIGGEKLGLLASLMLASSFGFYIFTHILMPEPFFSAAVTYAFLFIYLGVRSGKRRYFIAAWIVMALGSLAKGLHAVLYPLLCSGLSVLFFPKIRKRWLNLFWWPGIVLFLLILIPWYVTIEFRLPGFLQEHFFNEQFGHALNHRNPPDAGTVPITQFYLEHLIFLLPWTLYIGALWELRDRPLFDWQNVLLLSWIVITFLSVTFSSLQDYYAMSCWGAIALILAKPFCLEDNDKTMSLYLNLASLVIVFLGLSGILAALFIDHSADFHPIWAKPLEKRDTFLSAIFGFSFSTWKNFVPLLYRASLSFFIGGIVAYWFFSKKERFLAGVFLALTMIYPLHQAGQGFSFLSDYFSSMKLAKKINCFVTKNDMVISDSEPNFASGLFFYLNHSPILWVHANPKAEFAQRILKLGQEYYITESDVERYWKSDRKVFLITEEVSLPSWARLFKEDPSQLVPIEKSGTRVLLVNKEVN, from the coding sequence ATGTGGTTTTTTCGCTTTAATAAGGTCAACGAAGAGGAGATAGAACAAAGTTCTTTATCCTTTTTGAAATTATCTTCTCCGTTTCCATCATTTCCTTTGGCCTCTATCTTTTTTCTTTTGGTGCTTACTTTTTTTTATATCGAAGAGAGCCGCGGTCCAGTGATTTTTGACGATAATGAAGGATTATATGCGGGTGCGGCAAAAGAAATGATTCAAAGAAATGATTGGATTTTGCCTACCGTAAACGGAATTCCAAGGCTTCAAAAGCCTCCCTTGGTTTATTGGTGCATTCTTATATCCTACAAGATTTTCGGAATAAATGAGTTTGCTGCAAGATTTCCAGAAGCCCTTGCCACAATAATCTGGGTTATGGGTGTCTACATTCTTGGGTGTGTCATAGGAGGAGAAAAACTCGGTCTTTTAGCTAGCCTTATGCTGGCTAGTTCTTTTGGTTTTTATATTTTTACTCACATTTTGATGCCTGAACCCTTCTTTTCTGCTGCGGTTACCTATGCTTTCCTTTTTATCTATCTTGGGGTAAGAAGCGGGAAAAGAAGGTATTTTATTGCAGCTTGGATCGTTATGGCTTTAGGATCCCTTGCAAAGGGTCTGCATGCTGTTTTGTATCCTCTTTTATGCAGTGGGCTTTCCGTTTTATTTTTCCCAAAGATAAGGAAAAGATGGTTAAATTTGTTTTGGTGGCCGGGAATTGTTCTTTTTCTGCTGATTCTAATTCCATGGTATGTAACTATTGAGTTTCGACTTCCGGGATTCCTTCAGGAGCATTTTTTTAATGAACAATTTGGTCATGCTCTTAATCATCGGAACCCGCCGGATGCAGGAACTGTCCCTATAACACAGTTTTATCTTGAACACCTCATTTTTCTTCTTCCGTGGACTTTATACATTGGAGCCCTATGGGAGCTAAGAGATAGACCCTTGTTTGATTGGCAGAATGTTCTGCTGCTCAGTTGGATAGTTATAACCTTTTTGTCAGTAACCTTTTCTTCCCTTCAAGACTATTATGCGATGAGTTGCTGGGGCGCGATTGCTCTTATTCTAGCTAAACCCTTTTGTCTGGAAGATAATGATAAAACTATGTCTTTATATCTTAATCTTGCTTCACTGGTCATTGTTTTTTTAGGCTTAAGCGGGATTTTAGCCGCCCTCTTTATTGATCATAGTGCAGATTTTCATCCTATTTGGGCAAAACCGTTAGAAAAAAGAGATACTTTTCTGTCCGCCATTTTCGGGTTTTCTTTTAGTACATGGAAAAATTTTGTTCCTTTGTTATATAGAGCTTCATTGAGTTTTTTTATTGGGGGAATTGTAGCCTATTGGTTCTTTTCGAAGAAAGAGAGGTTTCTTGCAGGAGTATTTCTAGCCCTGACGATGATCTATCCGCTACATCAGGCCGGCCAAGGTTTTAGTTTCCTAAGTGATTATTTTTCTTCAATGAAGTTAGCAAAAAAAATTAATTGTTTTGTGACAAAGAATGATATGGTTATTTCCGACAGCGAGCCCAACTTTGCTTCGGGATTATTTTTTTATTTAAATCATTCTCCTATCTTGTGGGTACATGCTAACCCCAAAGCTGAGTTTGCTCAAAGAATTCTTAAACTAGGTCAGGAATATTATATTACAGAAAGCGATGTTGAACGTTATTGGAAGAGCGATCGAAAAGTTTTTTTGATTACCGAAGAGGTTTCGTTGCCTTCGTGGGCTCGTCTTTTTAAAGAAGATCCCTCTCAACTCGTTCCTATTGAAAAAAGTGGAACTCGAGTATTACTTGTCAACAAGGAGGTTAATTAA
- a CDS encoding NUDIX domain-containing protein gives MKKIIRSAGLVIYKEINAQPFYLLLRAYRNWDFPKGTVQNGESDFQAALRETQEETGLINFEFPFNQNSKETEVYSKGKIGKFFIAQLKEGEPVLLPSPELGRPEHHEWRWSSYEDAKKLLPIHLIPILDWANDLIGSFLKDRENKKD, from the coding sequence ATGAAAAAAATCATCCGATCAGCGGGATTGGTTATTTATAAGGAAATAAATGCCCAACCTTTCTACCTTCTCCTCAGGGCTTACAGGAATTGGGATTTCCCTAAAGGAACAGTCCAAAATGGAGAGTCTGATTTTCAGGCCGCACTGCGAGAAACTCAAGAAGAAACAGGGCTGATAAATTTTGAATTTCCTTTTAATCAAAACTCAAAAGAAACAGAGGTATATTCAAAAGGTAAAATCGGAAAATTTTTTATTGCTCAACTAAAAGAAGGAGAACCCGTACTTCTACCCAGTCCAGAACTTGGAAGGCCTGAACATCATGAATGGCGCTGGTCATCTTACGAAGATGCAAAAAAACTTCTTCCTATCCATCTAATCCCTATTCTGGATTGGGCAAATGATTTAATCGGCTCCTTTTTAAAGGATAGAGAAAATAAAAAAGATTAA